One Amblyomma americanum isolate KBUSLIRL-KWMA chromosome 8, ASM5285725v1, whole genome shotgun sequence DNA window includes the following coding sequences:
- the LOC144102812 gene encoding uncharacterized protein LOC144102812, with product MPRHKEVNPADFPGGTRSTVYNLYTYKPTQPELAVLELGLNFNAGPALDQRKIICAVERAIGKVDHSRRDEVRTRAVSILAKLPNRQPSHMLAEERNAVNSLRRNQDIVILPADKGNAAVKLNRSDYDKKMLDLLQDRSTYVALKKDPTSNLERELQELLVDVFHFVPPHDKSLSFRLLCHNGSAPALYGLPKIHKEGVPMRPIVDFTRSLLYELSGYLHRVFAPLVGKRSTFIRNSYEFIEKVRDISVDDDDLMVSFDVKTLFTSVPVDLAVDVCGAALHSDEKRGERTPFEAPDLLRLLKCFLEYTYFVFRGTFYNQVHETAMGAFPTSA from the coding sequence ATGCCTCGCCACAAGGAAGTGAACCCTGCCGATTTCCCTGGCGGCACCCGTTCGACCGTATACAACCTTTATACCTACAAGCCAACTCAACCCGAGCTAGCCGTACTTGAGCTTGGACTCAACTTCAACGCGGGACCTGCACTGGACCAAAGAAAAATAATATGTGCTGTCGAACGTGCAATTGGCAAAGTGGATCACAGTCGCCGTGATGAGGTACGAACACGGGCAGTGAGCATTCTTGCTAAACTTCCAAACCGACAGCCCAGTCACATGCTTGCTGAGGAACGGAATGCTGTCAACAGCCTGCGGAGGAACCAGGATATTGTTATCCTCCCCGCCGACAAGGGTAATGCCGCTGTCAAGTTGAACAGGTCAGACTACGACAAAAAGATGCTGGATCTTCTGCAGGACAGGAGCACTTACGTCGCTCTCAAGAAAGACCCTACATCCAATTTAGAACGAGAACTGCAGGAACTACTTGTCGATGTGTTCCACTTCGTACCGCCTCACGATAAGTCACTGTCCTTCaggctcctctgccacaatgggtccGCGCCTGCGTtgtatggcttgccaaagatcCACAAGGAGGGCGTCCCTATGCGACCGATAGTGGACTTCACCCGTTCCCTTTTGTACGAGCTCTCGGGCTACCTTCACCGCGTTTTCGCGCCGCTAGTTGGGAAACGATCCACGTTTATACGGAACTCGTACGAGTTCATCGAAAAGGTGCGTGACATTTCCGTGGATGACGATGACTTAATGGTGTCCTTCGACGTCAAGACTTTGTTCACAAGCGTCCCTGTGGATCTAGCGGTGgatgtatgcggcgctgcccttcACTCAGACGAGAAGCGCGGCGAAAGAACACCTTTCGAGGCACCGGACCTGCTGAGGCTCTTGAAATGTTTCCTAGAATACACGTATTTCGTCTTCCGAGGCACCTTCTACAATCAGGTGCATGAAACAGCAATGGGCGCCTTTCCAACCTCGGCCTAA